The Procambarus clarkii isolate CNS0578487 chromosome 24, FALCON_Pclarkii_2.0, whole genome shotgun sequence genome includes a region encoding these proteins:
- the LOC123761881 gene encoding uncharacterized protein: MMGPKRSLAGVICLLAWASHQLMVTTTLGEEVVAGAVLGPGFSLVCSPPAFAALRGPPPPSRDGGGVRTAAAATGSDSSSAGSADGSESSLQRIDNSIASSKGPNTNLTSFTFCAFVKMAKSRLRSPLFTYVGRNWTVALDMTRLGVALRVQETAPGAVLSYFFEAKFPPDVWRHLCVQFDHLKRQAVCFVDDASEPLSADFEVTEGGEASGASDKNDLVLEDGGNAEWITADELSSTRSSDRPGVGKDQAPQPVMIGEMCVGGGHRGTLEAEVARAALWRMTFGKDVLSQASGCRGSLAMEDPYMAMGPQWLAAGNVTLGPYRLDEVCRSLMWVVVVRPARSYAFHVMVCQALGGRLMTSEGLTSEVMVLARGTNDSCVGSGGLVTWLLGGKEGRDATTQITAEDECPAQGTDGGISAACVRQLKCSLCQLPSTVMYTLYGHDGRLFDYNFYIDVVSGELIFRGLGGSEIVRVGNGWVLRSVLHQMEWVLGEAAVPVGRQWWLGGPDKVLLALTTCRSTQFTCDTGQCVPLTSRCDDIVQCSDRSDETNCRVIDRLSGYDPYYPPPPRPREEKPMNLFYHVDVYSMDDMTTEGGKATMNVGMTLTWFDSRLKFLNLKPEVKNYFPCELVWTPSVRAVSGHGEGTVLETSNYEKFCYAYADENTHRPLHDPFMSHQADGSTHAIYNYVGVVASVPCHFQLQMYPFDFQLCNISFMLMNAPWTRVFNKSQKGERVPYLDSRRVLLEYELKDLTTEVGWFLQGTDNNTYFVLTFHLSRLYGYHVVNSFFPSLLMFFIAYGTLFFQLEDFENRIMVSLTAQLVLAALFTSTTQSSVKTPYLKLIDVWYASIITFCFVIVIIQTVINVIFNSIRLPPFVLWVVGLRSLQLPGDKTLVTSLRVEGNKTGQQQQPSGEEVAGRYNTMFGVVILLVVLTFVVFYSMMAMRLL, translated from the exons ATGATGGGGCCGAAGCGTAGTCTAGCGGGCGTAATCTGCCTCCTCGCCTGGGCCTCACATCAACTCATGGTCACTACCACCCTGG GTGAGGAAGTGGTAGCTGGGGCAGTGCTCGGGCCGGGTTTCTCACTGGTGTGCAGCCCTCCTGCTTTTGCTGCTCTTCgtggccctcctcctccctcgagagatggtggtggtgttcgcaCTGCTGCTGCTGCGACTGGAAGCGACAGTAGTTCTGCTGGCTCTGCTGATGGTTCTGAGTCATCTCTCCAGCGTATTGAcaacagcattgcgtcatccaaagGACCAAATACCAACCTGACGTCCTTTACCTTCTGCGCCTTTGTCAAGATGGCCAAGAGTCGACTACGATCCCCTCTGTTTACCTACGTTGGGAGGAACTGGACAGTCGCTCTAG ACATGACCCGCCTGGGGGTGGCGCTGCGGGTGCAGGAGACGGCCCCGGGCGCGGTGCTCAGTTACTTCTTCGAGGCTAAATTTCCTCCTGACGTCTGGCGCCACTTGTGTGTCCAGTTCGACCACCTCAAACGCCAG GCTGTTTGCTTCGTGGACGACGCAAGTGAGCCCCTCTCTGCTGACTTCGAagtgacagagggaggagaggcttCAGGAGCTTCTGATAAGAATGATTTAGTACTCGAAGACGGTGGCAACGCCGAATGGATAACAGCAGATGAACTCAGCTCAACCAGAAGCAGTGACAGGCCAGGTGTTGGGAAGGACCAGGCGCCACAACCTGTGATGATCGGAGagatgtgtgtgggtggaggccaCCGTGGCACCCTGGAGGCTGAGGTGGCTCGAGCAGCACTGTGGAGGATGACATTTGGAAAGGATGTGCTATCCCAAGCCTCGGGGTGTCGGGGAAGTCTGGCTATGGAAGACCCCTACATGGCGATGGGTCCGCAGTGGTTGGCTGCTGGTAATGTTACTCTGGGGCCATACAGGCTGGACGAAGTGTGTCGCTCCTTGATGTGGGTAGTTGTGGTCCGGCCGGCAAGGTCATACGCCTTTCATGTGATGGTGTGCCAAGCTCTGGGTGGCAGACTCATGACTAGCGAGGGCCTCACCTCTGAAGTCATGGTCTTAGCGCGTGGCACCAACGACTCGTGTGTGGGCTCCGGCGGGCTGGTGACTTGGTTGTTGGGAGGCAAGGAAGGTCGTGATGCAACAACACAGATCACGGCAGAAGATGAGTGCCCTGCCCAGGGCACTGACGGAGGGATATCTGCCGCATGTGTAAGACAGTTGAAGTGTTCCCTCTGCCAGTTGCCCTCGACGGTCATGTATACTCTTTATGGTCATGACGGAAGACTGTTTGATTATAATTTCTACATAGACGTAGTTAGTGGCGAGCTGATATTCAGAGGTCTCGGAGGGTCAGAAATAGTTCGTGTGGGCAATGGGTGGGTGTTGAGATCAGTGCTGCACCAGatggagtgggttctgggagaGGCTGCGGTGCCTGTGGGCCGCCAGTGGTGGCTTGGAGGGCCAGACAAAGTGCTGCTCGCCCTCACCACCTGCCGCAGCACACAGTTCACCTGCGACACCGGCCAGTGCGTGCCCCTCACCTCTCGCTGCGATGATATTGTCCAGTGTAGCGACAGGTCGGACGAGACCAACTGTCGAGTGATAGACAGGTTGTCTGGATACGACCCCTACTACCCTCCGCCCCCACGACCACGTGAAGAGAAACCAATGAATCTCTTCTACCACGTCGATGTGTACAGCATGGACGACATGACCACCGAGGGCGGCAAGGCGACGATGAACGTGGGGATGACGCTCACATGGTTTGACTCTCGACTGAAATTTCTGAACCTGAAGCCCGAAGTCAAGAATTACTTCCCCTGTGAGCTGGTGTGGACCCCGAGTGTTCGAGCCGTCTCAGGCCACGGTGAGGGCACAGTCCTGGAGACCAGCAACTATGAGAAGTTCTGCTACGCCTACGCTGATGAGAACACTCACAGGCCCCTCCATGATCCCTTCATGA GCCACCAGGCGGACGGGTCGACTCACGCCATCTACAACTATGTGGGTGTGGTGGCGTCTGTGCCCTGCCACTTCCAGCTGCAGATGTACCCCTTCGACTTCCAGCTCTGCAACATCTCCTTCATGCTCATGAACGCCCCCTGGACCAGAGTCTTCAACAAGTCTCAGAAGGGAGAGAGGGTTCCTTACCTGGACTCT CGTCGGGTGCTGCTGGAGTACGAGCTGAAGGACCTGACGACGGAGGTCGGGTGGTTCCTGCAGGGCACCGACAACAACACCTACTTCGTGCTCACCTTCCATCTGAGCCGCCTCTACGGCTACCACGTCGTCAACAGCTTCTTCCCCAGCCTCCTTATGTTCTTCATCGCCTACGGCACGCTCTTCTTCCAG CTGGAGGACTTCGAGAACCGGATCATGGTGTCTTTGACGGCCCAGTTGGTCCTTGCTGCTCTCTTCACATCCACCACGCAGTCCTCAGTCAAGACGCCTTACCTCAAGCTCATCGACGTGTGGTACGCTTCTATCATCACGTTTTGCTTCGTCATTGTCATTATCCAGACCGTGATCAATGTGATCTTCAACAGCATCAGACTACCACCTTTTGTCCTTTGGGTTGTGGGTCTACGCTCGCTCCAGCTGCCAGGTGACAAG ACCCTGGTGACGTCACTGAGAGTGGAAGGCAACAAAACAGGGCAACAGCAGCAGCCGTCCGGGGAGGAGGTGGCAGGTCGCTACAACACCATGTTTGGCGTCGTCATTCTTCTTGTTGTCCTCACCTTCGTCGTCTTCTACAGCATGATGGCCATGAGGCTCCTGTAG